A genomic window from Osmerus eperlanus chromosome 5, fOsmEpe2.1, whole genome shotgun sequence includes:
- the LOC134020957 gene encoding alpha-parvin-like has translation MASPSSPKSPSSPKSPTPKSPSSRKKDDSFLGKLGGTLVRRKKAKEVSELQEEGINAINLPLSPSQYELDPEDTMLEENEARTMVDPNSKNDPKLQELMKVLIDWINDVLVGERIIVKDLAEDLYDGQILQKLFENLEGEKLNVAEVTQSEIAQKQKLQTVLERINETLKLSSRSIRWNVDSVHAKSIVAILHLLVALAQHFRAPIRLPDHVSIQVVVVQKREGILQSHQIQEEITGNTEALSGRHERDAFDTLFDHAPDKLSVVKKTLITFVNKHLNKLNLEVSELDTQFADGVYLVLLMGLLEGYFVPLYNFFLTPENFDQKVHNVSFSFELMQDGGLEKPKPRPEDIVNCDLKSTLRVLYNLFTRYRNVD, from the exons ATGGCTTCACCGTCCTCTCCTAAATCGCCGTCCTCTCCCAAATCTCCAACTCCGAAATCCCCTTCTTCTCGAAAGAAAGATGATTCGTTCCTGGGAAAACTTGGTGGAACTTTGGTGAGAAGGAAAAAAGCCAAAGAAG TATCTGAGCTCCAGGAAGAAGGGATCAACGCGATCAACCTGCCTCTGAGCCCGTCCCAGTATGAACTGGACCCAGAGGACACCATGCTGG aGGAGAACGAGGCCAGGACCATGGTGGACCCAAACTCAAAGAATGACCCAAAGCTTCAAGAGCTGATGAAG GTCCTGATCGACTGGATCAATGATGtactggtgggagagaggatcaTTGTGAAAGACTTGGCAGAGGACCTGTACGACGGCCAAATCCTGCAGAAACTCTTtg AGAACCTGGAGGGGGAGAAGCTGAACGTTGCCGAGGTAACGCAGTCCGAGATCGCCCAGAAGCAGAAGCTGCAGACCGTTCTAGAACGCATCAACGAAACCCTGAAACTGTCCTCCCGGAGCATCCGCTGGAACGTGGACT CTGTTCATGCTAAAAGCATCGTGGCCATCCTCCACCTGTTGGTGGCGCTGGCGCAGCATTTCCGAGCCCCGATCCGACTGCCCGATCATGTCTCCATCCAGGTGGTGGTGGTTCAG AAACGCGAAGGGATCCTGCAGTCTCACCAGATCCAGGAGGAGATCACCGGGAACACTGA AGCTCTTTCAGGGAGACATG AAAGAGACGCTTTTGACACACTCTTCGACCATGCTCCTGACAAGCTCAGTGTTGTGAAGAAG ACTCTCATCACCTTTGTGAACAAACACTTGAACAAGCTCAACCTGGAGGTATCTGAACTAGAcactcag TTTGCAGATGGAGTCTACCTGGTGCTGTTGATGGGGTTACTGGAGGGGTATTTTGTTCCTTTGTACAACTTTTTCCTCACGCCAGAGAACTTTGACCAAAAG GTACATAACGTGTCCTTCTCTTTCGAACTGATGCAAGATGGCGGTCTGGAGAAACCTAAGCCCAGACCGGAAG ATATAGTGAACTGTGATCTGAAGTCGACACTGAGGGTTCTCTACAACCTCTTTACCCGATACAGAAATGTCGActga